Proteins from one Meriones unguiculatus strain TT.TT164.6M chromosome 10, Bangor_MerUng_6.1, whole genome shotgun sequence genomic window:
- the LOC110561161 gene encoding metallothionein-2-like — protein MDPNCCCATDGSCSCAGSCKCKDCKGSSCKKSCCSCCPQGCAKCSQGCICKEASDKCSCCA, from the exons ATGGACCCCAACTGCTGCTGTGCCACAG ATGGAAGCTGCTCCTGCGCTGGCTCCTGCAAGTGCAAAGACTGCAAAGGCTCCTCCTGCAAGAAGA gctgctgctcctgctgccccCAGGGCTGTGCCAAGTGCTCCCAGGGCTGCATCTGCAAAGAGGCTTCAGACAAGTGCAGCTGCTGTGCCTGA
- the LOC132656833 gene encoding metallothionein-1-like, which yields MDPNCACSTGGSCTCSSSCVCKNCKCTSCKKSCCSCCPVGCSKCAQGCVCKGQSDKCTCCA from the exons ATGGACCCCAACTGCGCCTGCTCCACCG gCGGCTCCTGCACCTGCTCCAGCTCCTGTGTCTGCAAGAACTGCAAATGCACCTCCTGCAAGAAGA gctgctgctcctgctgccctgTGGGCTGCTCCAAGTGtgcccagggctgtgtgtgcaagGGCCAGTCAGACAAGTGCACATGCTGTGCCTGA